The following are from one region of the Harpia harpyja isolate bHarHar1 chromosome 4, bHarHar1 primary haplotype, whole genome shotgun sequence genome:
- the EPOP gene encoding LOW QUALITY PROTEIN: elongin BC and Polycomb repressive complex 2-associated protein (The sequence of the model RefSeq protein was modified relative to this genomic sequence to represent the inferred CDS: deleted 1 base in 1 codon), producing MFLTCEGTFGIVPATMDYNGEARPGDFHAGYQEIEGINLGYLQINGTQMFALAQVLSDLFKDIPRTTISKKMETLKIKSRRCDLKELRTLKAINSVPTRAVKCSLISKADLEALCTSCKSLSPRRRKRKRKSKRREQLLLPDPGELFPCPRPQLLPPCRAGGCCVPPPAAGRPKPPPGFPKPRSAPAPLLPQAFHHRAFPAFEKPPRGRRACGLTARGGVFAGVLAGYPRDLALLQHPAAAHPAAQAAALAQPGRRKRGPCCAKGLFPVEKGPAAPRKGRSSSVFPGSKRQGTSAGYSSDSDSSLDFGGSSPATSSDSSEEEEEEEEEEEGDTSCSSEEGSSSESESSSLCSGDSVQSTRYRQAALPRFQPQPPREPLGEERPAEPPPSVGKALRPDPNLLFLSQQLWARTLRASTLESLSPAPALGSGAQPLPELYAKQEASPSSSSSSSSSFSSSSSSSSSSSPPPSPSSTPGGDPQQKEGGFGDAEPCAKGKDLHKDASNNRASLGPSDQAERQSGALGGRTPSREPAPGSAPQPPAQELAGSLGPAPPGETGEPRREHFDRLIRQSKLWCYAKGFNLDGKSLRPGGRTEPCKAAELKSPGSKRAESPSTLSNKALKGNGSERNAKRRRLARGAEAERQQSSSKGRPQKTQRRNAKKGNTHCKRLGSAGPTPPRNSFSLMGNFPCIPSLVVGEDGDLCPASSLGVKNSWALSKTHPLWSWHLGGNAIPVPPSLKFRGYSLEDL from the exons ATGTTCCTGACCTGCGAAGGGACCTTCGGAATTGTTCCAGCCACCATGGATTACAATGGGGAAGCCAGGCCGGGGGATTTTCATGCTGGCTATCAAGAAATCGAAGGGATAAACTTGGGATACTTACAGATCAATGGCACCCAGATGTTTGCTTTGGCCCAGGTCCTCAGCGACCTGTTTAAGGATATCCCCAGGACCACCATCAGCAAGAAGATGGAAACCTTAAAGATCAAGAGCCGCCGCTGCGATCTCAAAGAGCTCCGGACCCTCAAAGCCATCAACTCGGTGCCCACCCGGGCGGTGAAATGCTCCCTCATCTCCAAGGCGGACCTGGAGGCTCTCTGCACCTCCTGCAAGAGCCTCAGCCCccggaggaggaagaggaaaaggaagagcaagaggagggagcagctgctgctgccggaCCCGGGGgagctcttcccctgcccccggCCCCAGCTGCTGCCGCCCTGCCGAGCCGGCGGTTGCtgcgtt cccccccccgccgccggccgccccaaGCCGCCCCCCGGTTTCCCCAAGCCGCGCTCGGCGCCGGCCCCGCTGCTACCGCAAGCCTTCCACCACAGGGCCTTCCCCGCCTTCGAAAAGCCCCCCCGGGGTCGGAGGGCTTGCGGGCTGACGGCTCGGGGGGGGGTTTTCGCCGGCGTCCTGGCCGGCTACCCCCGCGACCTGGCCTTGCTGCAGCATCCCGCGGCCGCGCATCCCGCCGCGCAGGCGGCCGCGCTCGCCCAGCCGGGCCGGCGCAAGCGGGGGCCCTGCTGTGCCAAGGGGCTCTTCCCGGTGGAGAAGGGGCCGGCGGCCCCCAGGAAAGGCCGTTCCTCCTCCGTCTTTCCCGGCTCCAAGAGACAGGGCACCTCCGCCGGCTACTCCAGCGACTCGGACTCCAGCCTGGACTTCGGGGGGTCCAGCCCCGCCACCTCCAGCGACTCgtcggaggaagaggaggaggaggaggaggaggaggaaggggacacGTCGTGCAGCAGCGAGGAAGGCAGCTCCTCGGAGTCGGAGAGCAGCTCGCTGTGCAGCGGGGACTCGGTGCAGAGCACCCGGTACAGGCAGGCGGCTCTGCCCCGCTTccagccgcagcccccccggGAGCCCCTCGGTGAGGagcgccccgccgagccccccccgAGCGTGGGCAAAGCCCTGCGCCCCGACCCCAACCTCCTCTTCCTCTCGCAGCAGCTCTGGGCCAGGACTTTGCGAGCATCAACTTTGGAAAGTTTGAGCCCGGCTCCAGCCCTGGGCTCGGGGGCCCAGCCGCTGCCGGAGCTGTACGCAAAGCAGGAggcctccccttcctcctcctcctcctcctcctcctccttttcctcctcctcctcctcctcctcctcctcctccccccctccctccccgagcAGCACCCCTGGGGGGGATCCGCAACAAAAGGAGGGAGGCTTTGGGGACGCGGAGCCCTGCGCCAAAGGGAAGGATTTGCACAAAGATGCCTCGAACAATAGAGCCTCGTTAGGCCCCAGTGACCAGGCAGAGAGGCAAAGCGGAGCTTTAGGCGGGCGAACGCCTTCCCGAGAGCCGGCCCCGGgctcggccccgcagcccccggctcAGGAGCTGGCGGGGAGCCTCgggccggccccccccggggAGACGGGGGAGCCCCGGCGGGAGCACTTTGACCGCCTGATCCGGCAATCCAAGCTGTGGTGTTACGCCAAAGGGTTCAACCTGGACGGGAAAAGTTTGCGGCCCGGAGGGAGGACGGAGCCCTGTAAAGCCGCAGAGCTCAAATCCCCCGGCTCCAAAAGAGCAGAGAGCCCCAGCACCTTGTCAAACAAAGCTTTGAAAGGCAATGGCTCGGAAAGGAATGCCAAGCGCAGACGCCTTGCCAGAGGCGCTGAGGCAGAAAGGCAACAGAGCTCCTCTAAAGGGAGGCCACAAAAGACTCAAAGGAGGAAtgccaaaaagggaaacactCATTGCAAACGCCTCGGCAGCGCCGGGCCAACCCCGCCTCGGAATTCCTTCAGCCTCATGGGCAACTTCCCCTGTATTCCCTCCCTGGTCGTGGGGGAAGATGGGGACCTGtgtcctgcctcctccctggggGTCAAAAACTCCTGGGCCCTCTCCAAAACTCACCCCCTGTGGAGCTGGCACCTGGGGGGCAACGCCATCCCCGTGCCCCCCAGCCTCAAATTCCGGGGCTATAGCTTGGAGGATCTCTAA